One Ranitomeya imitator isolate aRanImi1 chromosome 1, aRanImi1.pri, whole genome shotgun sequence DNA window includes the following coding sequences:
- the LOC138637845 gene encoding C-reactive protein-like, which produces MRWMTLPVLLLMGLIGSQAAQDLGNKVFLFPGESSTSYVVLKPEVKAPLRKLSVCLRSYTELSRSYSLFSLAMAGSNQDNAFLIFPEPPYFSYVCVNQEEHKIKTDLDVLDWKHTCVTWDSTTGVIQLWVNGKLYPRRVSQKGFSYTTEMKIILAQDQDSFGGGFDSTQSFIGEISDVHMWDYVLTPENIQKVVADDYTGNVINWRSLNFEIKGNVLIEPKLRCKSWGYTASLYTQCFN; this is translated from the coding sequence aCTTGGGAAACAAAGTCTTCCTCTTCCCTGGAGAATCTTCAACTTCATACGTGGTCTTAAAGCCAGAAGTAAAAGCGCCACTACGGAAGCTGTCTGTTTGCCTGAGGTCTTACACTGAGCTTTCTCGCAGTTACAGCCTTTTTTCTCTGGCCATGGCTGGTTCCAACCAAGATAATGCATTTCTCATTTTTCCTGAACCACCTTATTTTAGTTATGTCTGCGTGAATCAGGAAGAACACAAAATCAAGACAGATCTAGATGTTCTAGACTGGAAACATACTTGTGTGACTTGGGACTCAACAACTGGAGTCATTCAGCTTTGGGTCAATGGTAAACTATATCCTCGAAGAGTGTCCCAAAAGGGGTTTTCATATACAACAGAAATGAAAATAATTCTTGCACAGGACCAGGACTCGTTTGGTGGTGGGTTTGACTCAACACAAAGCTTTATTGGTGAGATTAGTGATGTCCATATGTGGGATTATGTGCTGACACCAGAAAACATTCAAAAGGTCGTCGCCGATGATTACACTGGAAATGTTATTAACTGGAGATCTTTAAATTTTGAAATTAAGGGAAATGTTTTGATCGAACCAAAACTTCGATGCAAATCCTGGGGCTACACCGCATCCCTATATACTCAATGTTTCAACTGA